One Aphelocoma coerulescens isolate FSJ_1873_10779 chromosome 6, UR_Acoe_1.0, whole genome shotgun sequence DNA window includes the following coding sequences:
- the PSD gene encoding PH and SEC7 domain-containing protein 1 isoform X2, whose amino-acid sequence MDSVEQLALGSTDTLSNGHKADLEAAKRLAKRLYNLDGFKKADVARHLGKNNEFSRMVAGEYLKFFVFTGMSLDQALRSFLKELALMGETQERERVLAHFSQRYYECNPNSISSEDGAHTLTCALMLLNTDLHGHNIGKRMSCSDFIGNLEGLNGGTDFPKELLKALYGSIKNEKLQWAIDEEELRKSLSELADPNPKSIKRISSCSNPFLDFSQDSSIATYKHGLLVRKIHADPDCKKTPRGKRGWKPFHAILKGMILYLQKEEYKPGKALAEEELKNAISIHHSLATRASDYSKRPNVFYLRTADWRVFLFQAQNPEQMHSWITRINVVAAMFSAPPFPAAIGSQKKFSRPLLPSSCTRLSQEEQVKNHETKFKTMSAELLEHRSSLPEKKVKGKEYEELKQKEEYLEFEKSRYGTYAMLLRAKLKAGSEDLAAFESSLLDTAGGEDDGLKKSRSSPSLNAEPSSTTKVKRNISERAGRQPPGHPQKS is encoded by the exons ATGGACAGTGTGGAGCAGCTGGCCCTGGGCAGCACGGACACGCTTTCCAATGGACACAAGGCTGACCTGGAGGCTGCCAAACGCCTGGCCAAGAGGCTCTACAATCTGGATGGCTTTAAAAAAGCAGATGTGGCTCGCCACTTGGGGAAGAA CAACGAGTTCAGCAGGATGGTGGCAGGGGAATATCTGAAGTTCTTTGTGTTCACAGGGATGAGTCTGGATCAGGCTCTCAG gTCCTTTCTAAAAGAGCTGGCCTTGATGGGAGAGACGCAAGAGCGAGAGCGGGTGCTGGCTCATTTTTCCCAGCGCTACTATGAGTGTAATCCCAATTCCATCTCTTCAGAAG ACGGAGCCCACACCCTCACGTGCGCCCTGATGCTGCTAAACACAGATCTGCATGGACAT AACATTGGGAAGAGAATGTCCTGCTCCGACTTCATTGGCAACTTGGAGGGACTCAATGGAGGCACTGACTTCCCCAAGGAGCTGCTCAAG GCACTGTATGGCTCCATCAAGAACGAGAAGCTGCAGTGGGCCAT AGATGAGGAGGAGCTGAGAAAGTCCCTCTCAGAGCTGGCAGATCCCAACCCGAAGTCCATCAAGCGCATCAGCAGCTGCAGTAACCCCTTTCTGGACTTTTCCCAGGACTCCAGCATTGCCACTTACAAGCATGGGCTGTTAGTCCGCAAGATCCACGCTGATCCTGACTGCAAGAAAA CACCCCGAGGGAAGCGCGGCTGGAAGCCCTTCCACGCCATCCTGAAGGGGATGATTCTCTACCTGCAGAAG GAGGAGTATAAGCCAGGGAAGGCTCTGGCAGAAGAAGAACTGAAGAATGCTATTAGCATCCACCATTCACTTGCCACGCGGGCATCTGACTACAGCAAGCGACCCAATGTCTTCTACCTCAGGACAGCTGACTGGAGGGTCTTCCTTTTCCAAGCACA GAACCCTGAACAGATGCACTCGTGGATCACACGCATCAACGTGGTGGCAGCCATGTTCTCTGCACCCCCCTTCCCCGCAGCCATCGGCTCCCAGAAGAAGTTCAGCCGCCcgctgctgcccagctcctgcaccaGGCTGTCTCAG GAGGAACAGGTGAAGAACCATGAGACCAAGTTCAAGACAATGTCAGCGGAGCTACTGGAGCATCGTTCTTCACTGCCTGAGAAGAAGGTGAAAGGCAAGGAGTACGAGGAGCTAAAGCAGAAGGAAGAGTACCTGGAATTTGAG AAATCCCGCTATGGCACCTATGCCATGCTGCTGCGGGCCAAGCTGAAGGCTGGCTCTGAGGACCTGGCAGCATTTGAGTCCAGCCTCTTGGACACAGCGGGTGGGGAGGATGATGGCCTGAAAAAGTCCCGCTCCAGCCCCTCGCTCAACGCAGAGCCCTCCAGCACAACCAAGGTGAAGCGCAACATCTCAGAGCGCGCTGGCCGCCAGCCCCCCGGCCACCCCCAGAAGTCGTAA
- the PSD gene encoding PH and SEC7 domain-containing protein 1 isoform X5, with protein MDSVEQLALGSTDTLSNGHKADLEAAKRLAKRLYNLDGFKKADVARHLGKNNEFSRMVAGEYLKFFVFTGMSLDQALRSFLKELALMGETQERERVLAHFSQRYYECNPNSISSEDGAHTLTCALMLLNTDLHGHNIGKRMSCSDFIGNLEGLNGGTDFPKELLKLNLVLHWLTAGPNRAPFLTSTA; from the exons ATGGACAGTGTGGAGCAGCTGGCCCTGGGCAGCACGGACACGCTTTCCAATGGACACAAGGCTGACCTGGAGGCTGCCAAACGCCTGGCCAAGAGGCTCTACAATCTGGATGGCTTTAAAAAAGCAGATGTGGCTCGCCACTTGGGGAAGAA CAACGAGTTCAGCAGGATGGTGGCAGGGGAATATCTGAAGTTCTTTGTGTTCACAGGGATGAGTCTGGATCAGGCTCTCAG gTCCTTTCTAAAAGAGCTGGCCTTGATGGGAGAGACGCAAGAGCGAGAGCGGGTGCTGGCTCATTTTTCCCAGCGCTACTATGAGTGTAATCCCAATTCCATCTCTTCAGAAG ACGGAGCCCACACCCTCACGTGCGCCCTGATGCTGCTAAACACAGATCTGCATGGACAT AACATTGGGAAGAGAATGTCCTGCTCCGACTTCATTGGCAACTTGGAGGGACTCAATGGAGGCACTGACTTCCCCAAGGAGCTGCTCAAG CTTAACCTTGTGCTTCACTGGCTGACAGCAGGGCCAAATCGGGCCCCATTTCTCACCAGCACTGCTTAG
- the PSD gene encoding PH and SEC7 domain-containing protein 1 isoform X3, with the protein MDSVEQLALGSTDTLSNGHKADLEAAKRLAKRLYNLDGFKKADVARHLGKNNEFSRMVAGEYLKFFVFTGMSLDQALRSFLKELALMGETQERERVLAHFSQRYYECNPNSISSEDGAHTLTCALMLLNTDLHGHNIGKRMSCSDFIGNLEGLNGGTDFPKELLKFLEGLGQGEQCSASTSGLGLLHFSGIACSQEGFLSCCLPVSDPGNKLSSHGVFQAETAAVGEVLQLANTLDVEDGFPQGAGATPGGRWLMKKDNRG; encoded by the exons ATGGACAGTGTGGAGCAGCTGGCCCTGGGCAGCACGGACACGCTTTCCAATGGACACAAGGCTGACCTGGAGGCTGCCAAACGCCTGGCCAAGAGGCTCTACAATCTGGATGGCTTTAAAAAAGCAGATGTGGCTCGCCACTTGGGGAAGAA CAACGAGTTCAGCAGGATGGTGGCAGGGGAATATCTGAAGTTCTTTGTGTTCACAGGGATGAGTCTGGATCAGGCTCTCAG gTCCTTTCTAAAAGAGCTGGCCTTGATGGGAGAGACGCAAGAGCGAGAGCGGGTGCTGGCTCATTTTTCCCAGCGCTACTATGAGTGTAATCCCAATTCCATCTCTTCAGAAG ACGGAGCCCACACCCTCACGTGCGCCCTGATGCTGCTAAACACAGATCTGCATGGACAT AACATTGGGAAGAGAATGTCCTGCTCCGACTTCATTGGCAACTTGGAGGGACTCAATGGAGGCACTGACTTCCCCAAGGAGCTGCTCAAG TTCCTAGAGGGACTTGGTCAGGGAGAGCAGTGTTCCGCAAGCACCTCTGGCCTTGGACTGCTGCACTTCTCTGGCATCGCCTGCTCTCAGGAGGGTTTTCTGAGCTGCTGTCTCCCCGTCTCAGACCCTGGGAATAAGCTTAGCTCCCATGGGGTCTTCCAGGCAGAAACCGCTGCTGTTGGTGAAGTGCTACAGTTGGCAAATACTCTTGATGTGGAAGATGGGTTCCCACAGGGTGCTGGAGCCACACCGGGGGGGAGGTGGTTGATGAAAAAAGACAACAGAGGGTGA
- the PSD gene encoding PH and SEC7 domain-containing protein 1 isoform X4, translated as MDSVEQLALGSTDTLSNGHKADLEAAKRLAKRLYNLDGFKKADVARHLGKNNEFSRMVAGEYLKFFVFTGMSLDQALRSFLKELALMGETQERERVLAHFSQRYYECNPNSISSEDGAHTLTCALMLLNTDLHGHNIGKRMSCSDFIGNLEGLNGGTDFPKELLKVNLIVLHGWPHSRSRSESFGLDHMEGYLRCYECKMR; from the exons ATGGACAGTGTGGAGCAGCTGGCCCTGGGCAGCACGGACACGCTTTCCAATGGACACAAGGCTGACCTGGAGGCTGCCAAACGCCTGGCCAAGAGGCTCTACAATCTGGATGGCTTTAAAAAAGCAGATGTGGCTCGCCACTTGGGGAAGAA CAACGAGTTCAGCAGGATGGTGGCAGGGGAATATCTGAAGTTCTTTGTGTTCACAGGGATGAGTCTGGATCAGGCTCTCAG gTCCTTTCTAAAAGAGCTGGCCTTGATGGGAGAGACGCAAGAGCGAGAGCGGGTGCTGGCTCATTTTTCCCAGCGCTACTATGAGTGTAATCCCAATTCCATCTCTTCAGAAG ACGGAGCCCACACCCTCACGTGCGCCCTGATGCTGCTAAACACAGATCTGCATGGACAT AACATTGGGAAGAGAATGTCCTGCTCCGACTTCATTGGCAACTTGGAGGGACTCAATGGAGGCACTGACTTCCCCAAGGAGCTGCTCAAGGTAAATTTGATTGTTCTCCATGGCTGGCcacacagcaggagcagaagtGAGAGCTTTGGGCTGGATCACATGGAGGGCTACCTGAGATGCTATGAATGCAAGATGCGTTAA